The following are encoded in a window of Stieleria sp. JC731 genomic DNA:
- the yidD gene encoding membrane protein insertion efficiency factor YidD, which yields MFRKALIGLIRFYQRYISPLSPPRCRFTPSCSQYALEAIRNCGPIKGTWFAVIRILKCHPFHPGGHDPAPGCERRDQTPPK from the coding sequence GTGTTTCGCAAAGCACTAATCGGTCTGATTCGCTTCTACCAACGCTACATCAGCCCTCTATCCCCCCCGCGTTGTCGTTTTACGCCAAGTTGCAGCCAATATGCGTTGGAGGCAATTCGGAATTGTGGTCCGATCAAGGGGACATGGTTTGCGGTGATCCGAATATTAAAGTGCCACCCCTTTCACCCTGGCGGACATGACCCTGCACCGGGTTGCGAGCGGCGTGACCAAACGCCGCCCAAATAG
- a CDS encoding rhomboid family intramembrane serine protease: MRRIGTLTDPAQARRFKDYLYTLSIDCNLDIENPSDSESDSPSDNGSATRCHLWIRDEEQVEKARQELAAFQAEPGAEKYRVASEAEKLRKQKASDDKRKQQMVKKVKHGQPTAGVGRVGLKQQSTPVVFAIIALSVLASFSTGFDRPRRSMVPGEPSNEEKIRNVLSFVNVEDFLIDGDPYASIKKGEVWRLVTPIFLHGNTLHLAFNMMALFFLGSALERIEGSGFLLVLFFASAITGTIFQVALPPESALPPILHGLAGSHSSIGASGGVIGLFGYLWIRPLMSRTYPIDISPANVAFLLGYIVISIFFIDHIANGAHIGGLFAGMLFAVAIAKLHPGRFP, from the coding sequence ATGCGTCGTATCGGCACCCTAACCGATCCAGCACAGGCACGTCGTTTCAAGGATTATTTGTACACCCTGTCAATTGACTGCAATCTGGACATCGAAAATCCTTCCGATTCCGAGTCCGATAGCCCCTCTGACAACGGCTCTGCCACACGGTGTCATCTCTGGATCCGCGACGAAGAACAGGTCGAAAAGGCTCGTCAGGAGCTTGCGGCGTTCCAAGCGGAACCGGGGGCTGAGAAATATCGGGTCGCCAGTGAGGCTGAGAAGCTGCGCAAGCAAAAAGCGTCGGACGACAAACGCAAGCAGCAGATGGTCAAAAAGGTCAAACATGGCCAGCCAACTGCCGGAGTGGGACGTGTCGGTTTAAAGCAGCAGTCCACACCGGTCGTTTTTGCAATCATTGCCCTGTCGGTACTGGCAAGTTTCTCGACGGGATTTGATCGGCCGAGAAGATCGATGGTTCCTGGCGAACCTTCCAATGAGGAAAAGATTCGTAATGTATTGTCCTTCGTCAATGTCGAGGATTTTTTGATCGACGGTGATCCTTACGCGTCGATCAAAAAGGGCGAAGTTTGGAGACTGGTAACACCCATCTTTTTGCACGGCAATACACTGCACTTGGCATTCAACATGATGGCCCTGTTCTTTCTTGGGTCGGCACTGGAAAGGATCGAAGGGTCTGGATTCCTGCTTGTGCTGTTTTTCGCAAGCGCCATCACGGGGACGATATTTCAGGTGGCTTTGCCGCCGGAATCGGCTTTGCCGCCAATTTTGCATGGCTTGGCCGGATCGCATTCGTCCATCGGGGCATCCGGTGGCGTGATAGGTCTATTCGGATACCTCTGGATTCGGCCTTTGATGTCTAGGACCTATCCGATTGATATCTCGCCAGCCAACGTGGCGTTCCTGCTGGGCTATATCGTTATCAGCATCTTCTTCATTGATCATATCGCCAACGGTGCACACATCGGCGGTCTGTTTGCCGGGATGTTGTTTGCCGTGGCGATTGCCAAGTTACATCCAGGCCGCTTTCCGTGA
- a CDS encoding HesB/IscA family protein: MAVKLSERAAQEVERFRKEHDFGDDMVLRIEVAGGGCSGFEYRLNFDDKFDGTADSKYESHGVAVVVDKKSALYLDGTTVDWYESLEKQGFTFDNPNAVKTCGCGSSFQA, from the coding sequence ATGGCAGTCAAATTGAGCGAACGCGCCGCTCAGGAAGTTGAGCGATTCCGTAAGGAACACGATTTTGGTGACGACATGGTCCTGCGCATCGAAGTCGCAGGTGGTGGATGCAGCGGATTCGAATACCGATTGAACTTTGACGACAAGTTTGACGGCACCGCTGATTCCAAATACGAAAGCCACGGCGTTGCCGTTGTTGTCGACAAAAAAAGCGCACTGTACCTCGATGGCACCACCGTCGATTGGTACGAAAGCTTGGAAAAGCAAGGCTTTACGTTCGACAACCCGAACGCTGTGAAAACTTGCGGCTGCGGAAGCTCCTTCCAAGCATAG